From Micromonospora auratinigra:
ACCGCTCTGTCCGGGGTGGACTCGGGGGAGGTACGCGGTCCGGGCACCACCGGGCCGGCCGGGGACTGCGGCTCCTCATGGGACGGCTCGGCCGTACCCCAGCCACCGGCGGCCCGCTCCGGCTCGTACGCCTGCGGTTCGCGCTCGGCCGGCGGCGCGTAGTCGGCGGGCGGCGCGGCGGCCAGGGCGGCCCCCGGTACCCGCTGCTCCTGCGGCGGCAGCGGTACGGCGTTCGCCGGGGAGATCCCCGGGCCCGGCGCGGGCTGGTAGGCCGGCTCGCCCTCGGCGGCGCGGCCCCACGCCTCGCCGGGGGCCCACGGTGCGGCCTCCGGGACGGCGGGACGCTGCCCGGAGGTCCACTGTGCCGGGTTGTCCTGGTTGTCCTGGTTGTCGGCCCAGGCGGGCGCGGTATCCGCAGCCGGCACCGAGGCGCTGGCCCTGGCGGGCGGCTCGGCCTGCGCCCAGCCGCCGGTCTCGGGCCGGTCGTCCCCGGTCGGGGCGGCGGCCCAGTCGGGCTGTGCCGCCTCGTCCTGGTCGCGTTGCTGCGGCACGGCGGCGGCGCCGCTCCAGGCGGCGGCGGGACGCTGCTCGCCCGGCGCGCCCCAGGCGGGCTGCTGCGGGGCGTCGGCCGGCGCGGCGGCGCGGCCTGCGGCCCAGCCACCGGACCGGTCCGGGTCCTCGTCGCGCGGCGCGGCCCAGCCACCGGAGCGGTTCGGGTCGTCCTGCGGGCCGCCGGGGGCGGCGGCCTCGTCGGCCTGCCAGCCACCGGAGCGGTTCGGGTCGTCCTGCCGGCCGGCCCAGGCGTTGTCGCCCTGGCCGGGCACCGGGACCTTGGCGGCGGCCCGGGCGGGCGGCGCGGCCGGTGCGGCCCAGGCGGGGGCCGGCTCGCCGGGCTGGCCCCAGGCCGGCTGCTCGTCCTGCTGCGGCGTGCCCCAGCCGCCGGAGCGGTTCGGGTCGTCCTGCTGCGGCGCGGCCTGGCCGTTCCAGCCGCCGGACCGGTTCGGGTCGTCCTGCGGCGCGGCGGCCTGGCCGTTCCAGCCGCCGGAGCGGTTCGGGTCGTCGTGCGGCTGCGTGCCGGCCCCGACGGACCAGCCGCCGGAGCGGTCTTCCTGCTGGCCGGCGTGCCAGTCGGCCCGGCCGGCGTCGGCGTCCTGCTGCGGCGTGCCCCAACCGCCGGAGCGGTTCGGGTCGTCGTGCTGCGGTGCGGCCTGGCCGGCCCAGCCGCCGGAGCGGTTCGGGTCGTCCTGCTGCGGGGCGCCACCCCAGGACTCGTTCGGCACGGTGGCGGGGGCGGGCACCTGCGCGGCGCCCCGGGCGGCCGGCTCGGCCGGCTGGCCCCAGGCGGGCTGCTCGCCGTGCGTGGCGGCCTGCGGCGCGGCGGCTCCCCAGGCGGGGGCGTCCGCGTCGGCGGGCGGGCCCCAGGAGGGCGGCGACGGCTCACCGGGCGGCGTCGCGGCGGCGGCGCCCCAGGCCGGCGGGTGCTGCTCGGCACCCCAGGCCGGCTGCGGTGCGCCGTTCCAACCGCCCGGCTCGGCCGGTGCCGGCACCTGGGCGGAGCCCCGGTTGGCCGGCTGGCCGCCCTGCGCCGCCCAGGGGGCGGGCTGCTCTTCCTGGGCCGCCCAGGCGGGGGCGGACGGCGCGGGTCGACCGGCCGGCGGGGGCGGGGCCCAGCCGAGGTCGGGAGCGCCTGGGTACCCGTTGTCCTGCGGGGCGGGGCGGTCGCCGTACGGCACCGGTCCACCGGCGCCCGGCGACACCTCGCCCGGCTCCTGGCCAGGGCGGTGCGGGGCCTCGGACGTCATGGGTGCGCCTCCTCCATCACATGTCGGCCACCGATGCCGATCGGGGACCGGTCGGCATGGTCGCCGGCGTTGCCGGCGGGTACCGGCCGTGCGGGCTCCCCGCACCGTATCCGGTGGCCGCCCGGAAGCGGTCGCGGGAGCACCGGCCGTCACACACCGTGGCCGGACGCTGTCGTTCGGTTCTCGTCGTCGTACTCGGACCGGGGCGGGCGGGTGGCGACCGAGCCCCACCGTACCGGGCGGTGCGGCGAGGTGGAATCCCGGTGCCAATCGACGTGAAACGCCGAAGACCCGCCCGGGTGACCGGGCGGGTCTTCGAACTGGAGGAGGTGAGGAAAGTAGCGGGGCGTCAGCTGATGTGACGCTGGGCGATGGCGAGAAGCTCCTCGCGGACCGCGGGCGAGTTGGCGGAACGCAGCGCGTGCTCGATGGCGCGGGCGCGGCGGTTGGCGTCGCGGCGGGTGCGGATTCGCTCGATCATGCTCATCTCGGGTCTCTCCTCCTGGCTATTCGGTTGTCAGCCCCTTGATGTCTCTATTCAACCGCAGAACGCCGCCAACTTCCATCGATTATTAGGTGAGCTGAACCACGTACCTAAGGATCGTAGGTCTACAGGCCTCCGCGCCGACGAATCTGACCCCCAATGGCAACGGCCGGTGTGCCGGGTGTTCACCCGATGCACACCGGCCGTCGCCGGAACGGTGGGACCGTCAGGTCCAGGCGAGCAGCGCCGCCTCCGGATCGGCGAGGAACTCGCCGACGTCGCGCAGGAACTTCGAGCCCAGCTCACCGTCGATGATCCGGTGGTCGAACGAGAGGCCCAGGGTGGTGACCAGGCGCGGCTTGACCTTGCCCTTGTGCACCCACGGCATCTCCCGTACGGCGCCGAAGGCCAGGATGGCCGACTCGCCCGGGGGCAGGATCGGCGTACCGGTGTCGACCCCGAAGACGCCGACGTTGGTGATGGTCAGCGTGCCGCCGGACATGTCGGCCGGCGAGGTCTTCCCGGTCTTCGCGGTCTGCACCAGCGCCGTCATCGCGTCCGCCAGCTCGCGCAGCGAGAGCCGGCCGGCGTCCTTGATGTTCGGCACGATCAGGCCCCGCTCGGTGGCCGCCGCGATGCCCAGGTTGACGTACTCCTTGACCACGATCTCGTCGCCGGCCCAGCTGGAGTTGACCATCGGGTACCGCTTGACCGCCAGGAGCACCGCCTTGGCCACCAGCAGCAGCGGCGAGACACGGACGTCCCGCCACTCGCGCCGCTCGCGCAGCCGGTCCAGGGCCTTCATCGCCCGGGTCACGTCCACGGTCAGGAACTCCGTGACGTGCGGGGCGGTGAACGCCGACCGGGACATGTTCTCGGCGGTGAGCTTGCGTACCCCCTTGACCGGGATGCGCTGCTCGCGGTCCGCGCCGAAGCTCGCGGCCGCCGGGGCCGCCGCCGTGACCGTCAGCGGCTCGGCCGCCGCCGGGGTCCCGCTCGCCGCCCGCTGTACGTCCTCCCGGGTGATCGAGCCCAGCGGGCCCGAGCCGGTCAGCGCGGCGAGGTCGACGCCGAGATCCTTGGCGAGCTTGCGCACCGGCGGCTTGGCCAGCACCAGGCCACCGGCCCGGCCGTTGCCGTCGACCGCCGGCGCGGGCGGCACCGGGGCGACCGGGGCCGGGGCGGCCTGCACCGGCGCGGCCGTGGCCGTGGCCTGGGCCGGCACCGCGCCCTTGCGCGGGCGACGCTTCGCCGCGGTGGTCCGCGGGCCGTAACCGACCAGCACGGCGGTACGCCCACCCGGGGCGGCCCCGCCGATCAGACCCGGCTCGACCATGCCCTCCTCGGGCGCGATCTCGACCGCGGCCAGCGAGGCGGCCGACGGGGTCGGCAGCTCGCTCGCGGGCGTGCCGGTCGTCGACTCCTCGATCGGCCCGGCACCCGGGTCGGTGTCGATCGCGATGATCGGGGCGCCGACCTCGACGGTGGCACCCTCCGGCTGGAAGATCGACTGCACCTGGCCGGCCCACTTCGCCGGGATCTCGACCGCCGCCTTGGCGGTCTCCACCTCGACGATGGGCTGGTTCAGCTCGATGACGTCGCCCACCTTGACCAGCCAGGCGAGGATCTCGCCCTCGGTCAGGCCCTCACCCAGGTCGGGGAGGTTGAACGTCTTGATCCGTGACATGTCGCTCACCAGCCGAAGGTGCGGTCGACGGCGTCGAGCACCCGGTCGAGGTCGGGCAGGTACTCCTCCTCCACCCGGGCGGCCGGGTAGGGGGTGTCGAAGCCGGTCACCCGCAGCACCGGGGACTCCAGGGAGTAGAAGCACTCCTCGGTGATCCGGGCCGCGATCTCCGAGCCCAGACCCAGGTTGCCCGGGGCCTCGTGGACGACCACGCAACGGCCGGTGCGCCTGACCGACTCGTACGCGGCGGTCAGGTCCAGCGGGGAGAGCGTGCGCAGGTCGATGACCTCCAGCTCCCGGCCGTCCTCGGCGGCGGCGGTGGCCGCGTCCAGGGCGGTGCGGACCATCGGGCCGTACGCCAGCACGGTCGCGTCCGTGCCGGCGCGGGCCACCCGGGCCGAGTGCAGCGGGTACGCGTCGGCGAGCGGGGCGTCCAGCTCGACCGGGCCCTTCTCCCAGTAGCGCCGCTTCGGCTCCAGGAAGACGATCGGGTCGTCCGAGGCGATGGCCTGCTGGATCATCGAGTACGCGTCCTGCGGGTTGGCGCAGGTGACGACCTTCAGGCCGGCGGTGTGCGCGAAGTACGCCTCGGGCGACTCCGAGTGGTGCTCGACCGCGCCGATGCCGCCGCCGTAGGGGATCCGGATCACCATCGGGATCCGCACCTTGCCCTGCGAGCGGTAGTGCATCTTCGCCACCTGCGACACGATCTGGTCGTACGCCGGGTAGACGAAGCCGTCGAACTGGATCTCGCAGACCGGCCGGAAGCCGCGGATGGCCAGGCCGACCGCGGTGCCGATGATGCCGGACTCGGCCAGCGGGGTGTCGATCACCCGCTGGTCGCCGAAGTCCTTCTGGAGGCCGTCGGTGATCCGGAAGACGCCGCCGAGCTTGCCGACGTCCTCGCCCATGATGACGACCTTCGGGTCGTTCTCCAGGGCCCGGCGCAGGCCGGTGTTGAGGGCCTTGCCGAGGGTGAGCGTCTCCGTGGCCATCAGTGCGCGCTCCCCTCGAACGACTCCATGTACTTGCTGAACTGGGCCCGCTGCTCGTCGAGTTCCGGCGAGCCGTTGGGGTAGACGTGGTCGAACATGCTGACCGGCTGCGGGTCGGGCATGTTGAGCACCCGCTCGCGCAGGTGCACCGACTCGGTGCGGGCCTGCTCGTCGACCTCGGCGAAGAACGACTCGTCGACGATCTGCTGCCTGGTCAGGAACGCCTTCATCCGGGCGATCGGGTCCTTGGCCTGCCAGGCCTCGACCTCGCTGGCGATCCGGTACCGGGTCGGGTCGTCGGACGTGGTGTGCGCGCCCATCCGGTAGGTGTACGCCTCGATCAGGCTCGGGCCCTGGCCGTGCCGCGCGTTGTCCAGCGCGTGCCGGGTCACCGCGTACGAGGCGAGCACGTCGTTGCCGTCCACCCGGACGCCGGGGAAGCCGAAGCCGCCCGCCCGCCGGTACAGCGGGACGCGGGTCTGCCGCTCCAGCGGCTCGGAGATGGCGTACTGGTTGTTCTGGCAGAAGAACACCAGCGGGGCGTTGAAGACGCTGGCCCAGACGAAGGACTCGTTGACGTCACCCTGGCTGGTGGCGCCGTCGCCGAAGTAGGCGATCACCGCCTCGCCGTCCTCGGTGCCGGTCTTGCCGTCCATCGCGACGCCCATGGCGTACCCGGTCGCGTGCAGGGTCTGCGCCCCGATGACGATCGTGTACATGTTGAACTTGAACTCGTTCGGGTCCCAGCCGCCCTGGTCGACGCCGCGGAACAGGCCGAGCGGCATGATCGGGTCGATGCCCCGGCAGTACAGGACGCCGTGCTCCCGGTAGGTCGGGAAGGCCATGTCCTGCGCGCGCAGTGCCCGGCCGGAGCCGACCTGCGCGGCCTCCTGGCCCAGCAGGCTGGCCCAGAGGCCCAGCTCGCCCTGGCGCTGGAGCGCCGTGGCCTCGGCGTCGAGCTTGCGGACCAGCACGAGGTCGCGGTAGAGCCCGCGGTACTCCTCGTCGGTGAAGTCCACGCGGTACTCGGTCCCGTCCGGGCCGAGCGCGCTCTCGATCCGCTCGCCCTCGGGGGTGAGCAGCTGTACGAGTTCCGGTTCGCCCGCCACGGCGGCGCGCTTGGTACGGGGTGCCGCCCGCCTGCCGCGGCTGGCGGTCCCGGGGTCGCCCTTTGCCATCCGTCTCTCCCTGTCTGGTCTGCGCCGGCGCCGGGGGGTGACCCGAGCCGCGCACATCGTGCGCCCGTCCGGCTGGTGCCGGGACGGTCCCTGGCGGCCGCGCCTAGCCCCGGTGAGGGTTGCCGCGCGGCGTGAGCCGGATTCGTGGGGGGAACCCGGCCCGGGAGCGCCGGCGCCGTTCCGCACCAGCCGCGGGGTGCGCGGAGGTAGCGGCTGCGTTGCCGTCGTGCCTGAATGATTGCAGAGGAGGTGAGCGGGCCCACAGTATGGCCTCCCTCGCCTGTGACGTTCGATCGGGTTCGCGACGGATGAACGTTTTGTCGTCTCGGAACCGCCACCTGCGACGGACAAATTGTGTGTCGACACGCTGTGGCGCCTGGTGAACTGACCGTCACTGGTCCAAGCTGACTGGTGTCCCACCTGGGTGTTTCACGGCGTATGTCCGTTTCCTGGGACCGCGCCCTGTCGCCGACGTACGGAGGAGTGAGCCGGTGTCCGAGCCAGCAGAGGGTCCCGGTACACCGTTCCTCGGCCGCCACCGCGCGGCACCCCGGGCCGGCTACCGCCGGGTGGTCGGCGCGCACCGCGCACCCGGAGCGGGCGCTCCGCACCGCGGCTACCTCTTCACCGTCGCCCTGCTCGCCGGCACCGCCTCGATGCCGATCCTGGCCGCGATCAGCACCGGATCGGCGACCGTCGGCAACAGTGCCCTGCCGGACAGCAGCACCCCGTTCATCCCCACCCCGTCGGTGGGACCAGTGGTGATCCCGGTGCCCGAGGGGACCCAGCCGCCGGTCCCGCCCACCCGGACGCCGGCCGCCGGCCCCGCCGCCACCGGCCTGCCCACCGGCGGGCCGCCGGTGCTCGCCGCACCCGCCCTGCCCGACGACAGCGACCTCGGCTCGGCGCACCGCCCCCGGCCACCGGCACCACCGCCGACCCCCGTCCCCGGACCCGTCCGAACCCCGCCGACCGGCACCGCGCCGGCGCCGACACCGGTCCCCGCACCCTCGCCGTCGGCCTCGGACCCGCCGACCCAGGGGCCGACCCCGTCCGCCACGGCCGAGCCGAGCAGCACCTTCTCCGAGCCACCCGGCCCGGACCCGTCGGCCACCGCGAGCCCGTCCGAGACCGGCAGCGCGGAGCCGACCACCAGCGGCTCTCCCGACGCGCCGTCGCCGTCCGGATCGCCCGCACCCACCCTCAGCGCCACCGCCGTACCCACGCCGGACGCGACCGCCGGGCCCACGCCGGACGCGACCGCCGAGCACCGGGCGCGC
This genomic window contains:
- a CDS encoding dihydrolipoamide acetyltransferase family protein, with the translated sequence MSDMSRIKTFNLPDLGEGLTEGEILAWLVKVGDVIELNQPIVEVETAKAAVEIPAKWAGQVQSIFQPEGATVEVGAPIIAIDTDPGAGPIEESTTGTPASELPTPSAASLAAVEIAPEEGMVEPGLIGGAAPGGRTAVLVGYGPRTTAAKRRPRKGAVPAQATATAAPVQAAPAPVAPVPPAPAVDGNGRAGGLVLAKPPVRKLAKDLGVDLAALTGSGPLGSITREDVQRAASGTPAAAEPLTVTAAAPAAASFGADREQRIPVKGVRKLTAENMSRSAFTAPHVTEFLTVDVTRAMKALDRLRERREWRDVRVSPLLLVAKAVLLAVKRYPMVNSSWAGDEIVVKEYVNLGIAAATERGLIVPNIKDAGRLSLRELADAMTALVQTAKTGKTSPADMSGGTLTITNVGVFGVDTGTPILPPGESAILAFGAVREMPWVHKGKVKPRLVTTLGLSFDHRIIDGELGSKFLRDVGEFLADPEAALLAWT
- the pdhA gene encoding pyruvate dehydrogenase (acetyl-transferring) E1 component subunit alpha; translated protein: MAKGDPGTASRGRRAAPRTKRAAVAGEPELVQLLTPEGERIESALGPDGTEYRVDFTDEEYRGLYRDLVLVRKLDAEATALQRQGELGLWASLLGQEAAQVGSGRALRAQDMAFPTYREHGVLYCRGIDPIMPLGLFRGVDQGGWDPNEFKFNMYTIVIGAQTLHATGYAMGVAMDGKTGTEDGEAVIAYFGDGATSQGDVNESFVWASVFNAPLVFFCQNNQYAISEPLERQTRVPLYRRAGGFGFPGVRVDGNDVLASYAVTRHALDNARHGQGPSLIEAYTYRMGAHTTSDDPTRYRIASEVEAWQAKDPIARMKAFLTRQQIVDESFFAEVDEQARTESVHLRERVLNMPDPQPVSMFDHVYPNGSPELDEQRAQFSKYMESFEGSAH
- a CDS encoding alpha-ketoacid dehydrogenase subunit beta → MATETLTLGKALNTGLRRALENDPKVVIMGEDVGKLGGVFRITDGLQKDFGDQRVIDTPLAESGIIGTAVGLAIRGFRPVCEIQFDGFVYPAYDQIVSQVAKMHYRSQGKVRIPMVIRIPYGGGIGAVEHHSESPEAYFAHTAGLKVVTCANPQDAYSMIQQAIASDDPIVFLEPKRRYWEKGPVELDAPLADAYPLHSARVARAGTDATVLAYGPMVRTALDAATAAAEDGRELEVIDLRTLSPLDLTAAYESVRRTGRCVVVHEAPGNLGLGSEIAARITEECFYSLESPVLRVTGFDTPYPAARVEEEYLPDLDRVLDAVDRTFGW